From the Pectobacterium carotovorum genome, one window contains:
- the rimJ gene encoding ribosomal protein S5-alanine N-acetyltransferase has product MFGYRSTPARVQLTTDRLVVRLAHERDAWRLAEYYSENRDFLKPWEPVRDASHCYPSGWQARLSVINDMHKQGSAYYFLLLDQNENEVYGVANFSNVLRGSFHACYLGYSLGQKWQGQGLMFEALQPAIRYMQRQQHMHRIMANYMPHNQRSGNLLARLGFEREGYAKDYLLIDGKWQDHVLTALTNAEWKSPR; this is encoded by the coding sequence ATGTTTGGCTACCGTTCAACGCCAGCAAGAGTGCAATTGACAACCGACAGGCTGGTGGTGCGTCTGGCCCATGAACGTGATGCATGGCGTCTGGCTGAATACTATTCTGAAAACCGTGATTTCCTTAAGCCGTGGGAACCCGTGAGAGACGCCAGCCATTGCTATCCATCAGGCTGGCAGGCGCGGCTGAGCGTAATTAACGATATGCATAAGCAGGGCAGCGCCTATTACTTCCTCTTGTTGGATCAGAATGAAAACGAAGTCTACGGCGTGGCTAATTTCAGCAACGTGCTGCGGGGATCGTTTCACGCCTGCTATCTGGGCTATTCGCTCGGCCAAAAATGGCAGGGGCAGGGGCTGATGTTCGAAGCGCTGCAACCGGCAATACGTTATATGCAGCGTCAGCAGCATATGCACCGCATCATGGCTAACTATATGCCGCATAACCAGCGTAGCGGGAATTTACTGGCGCGTTTGGGGTTTGAACGTGAGGGTTATGCGAAAGATTATTTGCTCATTGACGGCAAATGGCAGGACCATGTATTAACCGCGCTGACCAACGCAGAGTGGAAGTCTCCGCGTTAA
- a CDS encoding YceH family protein: MKYQLDAREARVIGCMLEKQITTPDQYPMSLNGITTACNQKTNREPVMELSESEVQQTLDLLVKKHFLRTLSGFGNRVVKYEHRFCNSEFGDLKLSPAEVALVTTLLLRGPQTPGELRTRAARLYEFSDVSEAESTLEQLQQRDDGPFVVRLAREAGKRESRYRHLFSGETSDAATPEAESISDDAHPLTERVEALEKEVAELKRQLAALLA, encoded by the coding sequence ATGAAATACCAATTGGATGCTCGTGAAGCCCGCGTGATTGGCTGCATGCTGGAAAAGCAGATCACCACGCCGGACCAATACCCGATGTCGTTAAACGGCATCACCACGGCCTGTAATCAGAAAACCAACCGCGAACCCGTGATGGAACTGAGTGAAAGCGAGGTGCAGCAAACGCTGGATTTACTCGTGAAGAAGCATTTCCTGCGCACGCTCAGCGGCTTTGGCAATCGTGTCGTGAAGTATGAACATCGTTTTTGCAATTCTGAGTTTGGTGACCTGAAACTGTCACCGGCGGAAGTGGCGCTGGTGACGACGCTGCTCCTGCGTGGCCCACAGACGCCGGGTGAACTGCGTACCCGCGCGGCCCGGCTGTATGAATTTTCAGATGTCAGCGAGGCTGAATCCACGCTTGAACAGTTGCAGCAGCGCGACGACGGGCCGTTTGTCGTCCGTCTGGCGCGGGAAGCGGGTAAGCGGGAAAGTCGCTATCGACACCTTTTCAGCGGTGAGACCAGTGATGCGGCGACGCCTGAAGCGGAAAGCATAAGCGATGATGCGCATCCGCTGACCGAACGCGTTGAGGCGTTAGAAAAAGAGGTCGCTGAACTCAAACGTCAGCTTGCCGCGCTGTTAGCGTAA